The stretch of DNA GGTGAGGGGTGCCTCAGATTAGAGTAGGCTGaaggcaaagagtaaggttaccgtaacttccgtcatgaCAATGTAGTTgtatgcacactcagaggatgacctccaaaccatcctaaatatcttcgcagaagcttacgaTAAGCTTgccctatcgctcaacatccaaaaaaccaaagtgctgcaccaacaagtacagtACAAAAAAACCTCTCTGCAGCGCCACATATCCAACTCAATGGCGTAACATTagaaaatgtcgatcacttctcctacaggcagttatctttccacaagggccaacattgatgccaaaatccagcatcatcTGAGCTcagcaagtgcggctttctcccgactgaagtgcagagtgtttgaggaccaggacattcgcagggaaaccaaaatgcttgtttacaaagctattgtactaccgaccttactatatgcttgtgaaaccaTCAtcgaccacttataaacgccatctccaattcCTCGAAAAACtacatcaacggtgtctctgaattttttttcacatcacttgggaagacaggcgaactaatatcagtgtactggaagaagcaaagatcaccagtgttgaagcaatgattcttcaacatcaacttcgttggactggtcatgttgtgcggatgcctgatgatggtcttccaaagcaactactctgttccaaacttaaaaatggaaagcgtaatgctggtggtcaacaacagaggtttaaagactgtctcaaggcaaatctaaagaaatatagtataaacactgacaactgggaaacactggcctgcgagccctCCAGTTGAAGAACATCCTTTAccgaaggtgtcatgggctttgaagacactcgaactcaggacacaagggagaaacgtgccaagaggaaggcatgcttgacaaatccacaccgggatcaactcccacccggaaaccaatgtccccactgtgtaaGGACATGTttagaccatgttcatggaagataatcttacttggctccttaggatcgccaaagaagaaaaaagaggggtgCCTGCCAGGCTCACCACAGGCAGGTGTGAACCCAGTTTCTTGAGGAGGATCTCGAGGAGGAGCAAAACCATGTTAGTCTTTGCTAGAGCAATGAGGAGGAGTCTTTGTGAGACCCTGAAGGCTAACACATATGGTGGCAGAAGCATTTGTGGACTACGGCCCACTCCCTTATGCCAGGAAGGGCTTGGAAGTTTTCAAAGTGCCACAAGACCCAGCGTTGTCTTTGGGGGAACTGAGGCTCTCAGGAAACAAACCGAGTCCCTTCCTGTGAACTGAGCGCTGTTGCTGCGCTTGGATCTGCTGGCGTCGCCAGGTGTGAGCGCTGGTCCTCAGGTCGAGTTTTCACAGCGTGGAATTAAACCCAACCACCTGCCAGCCGCTGCCACTGAGAGGAAGGAGGCTGTGCctcccagtccccccccctttttaattccAGTGATTATGGAAGGCATGAGTGGGGTCATTTCTAGAGGGCAGGTGGCCCAGCCCACACAGGACAATGGGGACACTCAGTGTTCTTGCCAGCAACACTGCCTCCCTTCTCTCTTGAGTCCTGCTGCCTGGAATGTGCCACCTGCACACATCTTTCTGGGTGCCtggctgtgtctttttttttgggggggggggttcagctgcCCCCTGGGAGCTCCATGCAGCACTGCAGATCATGGCTGGGCTCTGCATTTCTGGAGGAAATTGAATTTCGCATTTCTTTCGATCTGCAGCTTCTGTTAAATAAAGCACAGGTAGCGCCGGATTTATGTATGAGCTAAGCAAGCTCTAGCTtacggccccactctcttgggggcccccaaaaaaattaaagggaaaaaactgggtatatctttccaaaatataagatgttgttgttgtttagtcgttcagtcgtgtccgacccttcgtgaccccatggaccattgcacgccaggcactcctgtcttgaaaatataagataaaaaaaccaaataaaataaaacctacatatagcaacagtATTTTAGGTTATGTAGGCTCCTAGGTCATGGCCCCTGCCTGCCAGCCTGCAGAAtgcaaaaaacagtgaccatttgttgttgacaaaggacagctggacatataaagggccccattcccttcagtagcttaggaactcatcaaagctaaatccggccctgagcacAGGGAAACTCTTTTGCTACGCCATGTCAGGTACCCCATGGGCTGTATTTTCCAGGAAAAGGGTATGTTCTTTGTCATGTGCATGATGTAAGTGCCTGGGAGGTGGTTGGATCAATGCTGTGTTggtaaacgtaaaggtaaagggacccctgaccattaggtccagtcatgaccgactctggggttgcggtgctcatctcgcattattggccgagggagccggcatatagtttctaggtcatgtggccagcatgacaaagccgcttctgacaaaccagagcagcacatggaaacgccgtttaccttcccgctgtagcggttcctatttatctacttgcattttgacgtgctttcgaactgctaggttggcaggagctgggaccaagcaacgggagctcaccccgtcacagggattcgaactgccgaccttctgatcagcaagccctaggctcagtggtttaaccacagcgccacctgggttccaacTGTGTTGGTAGAGTAGGACTATTTTGAGTGGCACCAAGTCATGAGTCTGAGGTTATGAAATTCAGCCAGATTCTATTTTGCTTCCTCCTAACCTTTAGGAGGATTCTTATTCGTACTATTAGAAGTAATAGAGAAATGGTTACAGATGCGACCATAATGCCAAGGGGTGTCTATGCTGAACAgtggggagaagaaagagaacCGTCAGTTAAGATGGATAAGAAAAACAACTTCCCTTTGGGATGTAAACAAAGGCAGGCAACACTCGGACACCTCTTCTAAACTGCCAGCCTTCTTTCTTCCAAAGGAAAACGTGTTTCAAAGCAGCATTTGCAATACCTTGGAAactaaaaggggaaggggaataaTAGCCTTGGAATTTTGAGCAGTAGGAGATGTTGCGCTTTGCCAACAGAGGCACTGGGAAGCCCAGGTCCACACATCACattgtaccctccagatgttgttggaccagcactccccccccaaccattggccatgcctgctgaggctgatgggagtccccccccccgccagaaaCCTTTGCTTAGTGTGCATAGATTAATCTCACTCCTTTCGCTCTCCCTGGTTCATGCAACAAACCACTATCTCTGGCTTAGCGTGACCTGCGTGGTTTGCTTCTCTCCAAAAAAAACGGAATCCGTAGCATTGCAGACTGTGGTTTGCTGAAGCAAATCAAAGGACAGTTCCCAATCCAAGCGTTAGGGCATCCCAGGGACtgtgtggtttgtttcctcctaGTGAGAGTGAGGAGGAAAGAAACAGCCCAGAAAGGGGCATTGTTGCTCAACCATCAAGAGGGGCTGCCCCTGACATGCAAACAGGGCGATGATGATGAGTTATCTGAACCCATGTTGGACCCTAGGGGTTTGGGGGTCCGCTTTTGCAGAGGGGTGCTTAGTCGTTTTCAGTCCGAGTGGTATGTTAGAACAGCCGAGCCtctaacaaatttaaaaaataaaacacagtgaaaaTGTAATTCACAGATTTGCACAAGCGATAGAGAAGAGCTGTAGTTCCGTAATCCGCGGGAGCTTGGTCCCCAAGTCCTGTCTCCCACATCCATCTCTAGTGCCAGGGCAAGGAAAGTGGCCTCCCTGGGCTAGAatgatgcagcagcagctggtccaGCCGCCCAGTGGAGACCTTCATTTCCCTGCTTTGAGCTGGACTGTGTCGGGTCTGCCGGGGGCAGGAACGATCCCCAGAcataatgcaggaacgaatccagcccgtctctcccatcagcgttcagcgtgcagctctagggagttccgaCAGCCCTTTCCCGACGATTTATTACGACCCacgtcttggagacactgagtacATTTTCAGAGTCCTGCAGAGATAAAACGTGgagggagccaggctgaggttgtgcaCTAAAAGGtactttattaagcgtaaggcagaacaaaagaaaaacatgtctcctctcgctgagagaagtccaaagaaaaaacacacaaagggaaacggaatacagcaaacatccccCTCCGTGATTCCAAAAATCTtggctggaatgcataacacaggcatgtgcacagtgagaggaataggcTGGTCTGGCTGCTCTTGCGCATGAGTTGGCTCAGCAAACGATGCACCATCTGTGCCCGCGACACTTCTGCAAGCACATTTCCACGCAGCAATTGCAACCGTCATGGGGGTGGGTACAGTTAGAGCATCTCCCCAGGTACAAAGCCCTGTGTCGCAGGTCCAGCCGATCCGATGCACCTGTGCAGGGTTCTAGACACTGTGCGCCAAGTTCCCTCTGGGTTGTTGAGATTGCGCGACCATCCTTGGCTCATAGGCGGTTTTGGCCAGAGGTTGTGGGGCCTCTGAGACCCCTCTAGACAGGGCACCTGGTGTTGCAAGGGTCTCCGGAGCGGAAGAGGTTGTAGACGTTGACCAAGGGGAACATGAGGAGGGCGCCCAGCATGGAGCCCAGCTGCACCATCGCCCCGCACCAGACCAGGGCGCTGTGCCCCTCATCCCGCAAGACCACCCCGATCATCAGCTTGACGTAGGAGAGAAGGCCCACGAAGAGCACCCAGCACAGGATCTGCAAAGGAAGCCAAGCATCAGCAGGGGGTGGCCAAGGGCCTCTGGGTGCCCCACCCAAGCAAACGCCAGAGTTTGATGAGCAGTGGGTGAAGGCACAGGGTCTCAAGGCCACCAAATGCAGGTTCATTGAAGCACATTGGGCCACCTTCAGGTGTTCGTTCATGCGCATGATGGATCCATAGGGGCTCTGACAGTCCACACTGGGGAGAAGAGGACGGTGGTCTCCGTTCGGAGTCCATTATATCAAGTGCTGCCTTTTCTTACACAAAGCTGCCCACCTCCAAAGCAGCTGCCGGGGGTCTTTCTCTGGGTGCCCCTCACCCAATGAGGTCGGTGCCTGGTAGTGCCTGGAGGGAGGGCCTTTTTGGTTGTGACACTCTGGACTCTCAGGCGAGGACCTCTTCGCCCTCCTGGCCTCTTAAAACCTCACCTGGATCGCCATTGATCCTGCTGCTTCCTTGCTTAGCAAGGGCTCCCTGACTGAGACCCCAGAGATCCATTGCTGTCAGTTAATGCAGGCAATACGGAGTTAAATGGGAGCCCACTGGATATGTCTGCCAACCTGCGCCTTCTGCCGGTTcagctggctaaaatgttttccttaatacagtggtaccttggtactcaaacaacttggaacccaaacactgcaaacccggaagcaagtgttccagtttacgaacttttttcagaagccgaacgtgctccgttttgagtgttgagcttccaatttgagtgccacactcccGTTTTGAGTTATGCTGacgtctgtctgtttttgctagtcattttgtgtttttgtggctctgttttttttgttcttatgactgtgtggaacccagttcagctaccgatggattgattgtgtgactgccgtacactgtttattgctttcattttatggatcaatggtctcgttagagagtaaaattcttgttaaattgctgttttaggggttgtttttaaaagcctggaatgaattaatccattttgcattcctttctatgggaaagcgcgcgcGTCTTGGTTtcagaacgctttggttttggaacggacttccagaatggattaagtttgagaaccaagggaccactgtatgttggTTTTATAATTCTTATTGCTCAGTTTCTGTGAGCTGtcctgaaattaaaagaaaagaaggctatagctatataaatataaaaatttccttcagtagcaccttaaagaccaactaaagttttttttttactgaaggaattttttttattttgctttgactcagaccaacacggctacctacctgtatataaaTATAGTTACATCTGTTTAGATGTCCCATAATGAAGGAGAGGTGGgggtttctctccccctgcccacttTCCTGGCTCCTCCTGTACTTGGTTGATTGCTGATGctggactgggggggggcaggactgacTTCCGGGGGGGGGTTGATTCCATGTGAGGCAGCTTGGCATCTGATTTGGGAGACGGTGGTAGAAGGCGTTGCCTCTGGGTGCCTGAGGAAGCTGAAGTGGGAGGAAGGGTGCAAGGGCCTCATCCTGCCCCTCACTCATACTTACAATGAGGACCACTCCATGGGATCCATGCAGCAGAAGCGGGCAAGGGCTGAGCACCGCCATGGCCATGATGTAGCAAGCAAACAGGGATCCGGCAAAGGACAAGACTCCCATGACCATCaaggatctggggggggggaggagaagttgGGGAGAGAAAGGGCTCAGGATCCCAGCTCAGGATCCTCCCGACACCCCTGGTCTTCtgctggaggccaccaggtttaGCACTGGGGCATCCTGCCCTCTCCAGGTTTAGTGCCACCTCTGCTGGGGTGCTGCTTACCCTCCAACACCCCTCTGATCAAAACAGAGGTCCTCGTTTTGGGTCTCAAGCTCTTGCATGCGCCAGCTGGCTCCCGCAAGAACATGGGACCAAAAATAGGGCATTCCGGGATCCATTCGGgacctgggatggcttctgtaattccgggatgtCCCGCTCAAATTGGGATGATTGAGGAATTTGGTGCGGCAGGAGACAACATGGGCAAGCTGCCTTAATGGCCAGTCACCCTCTTGCTAGGCCTGCTTCGTTATTGGTTACGTTTCTTGTTGGAAAATATCTTCCGCCCTTACAGACCCCAAGGTGGCATGCAAAGGAGACGGAAGGGTGAGAGAGGTGATCTGAGTGCCACcttcaaacatctcaagggctgccactccgaagatggagccagcttcttttctgctgctccagaggagaggGGACCCCAACCAACGCAGTCaaattgcaaggaaggagattctgactaaatgttAGGAATAATATTCTGaccataagaagaagaagaagaagagtttggatttgatatcccgctttatcactacccgaaggagtctcaaagcggctaacactctcctttcccttcctcccccacaacaagcactctgtgaggtgagtggggctgagagacttcaaagaagtgtgactagccaaaggtcacccagcagctgcatgtggaggagcggggaagcgaacccggttccccagattatgagtctactgctcttaaccactacaccacactggctctcataagaaccatttgacagtggagtggactccctcggaaggtggtggggtTCTCCTTTGTTGGAGAAGTTGGGTGGCCTTCTGGAttagggattcttcagctgcaattcctgcactgcagggggttggactagatgactcctggggtGCCTTCCAGTTCTAGGAAATCCCAGAGGTCTGCCCCACGCCCCTCCACTGACAGCGCAAGCCCTGACTCAGCAAGACCACCTGCACGTCTTGTGAACTGGCCCCAGCCAAGGGCCCTGCCTGTGCCTTCTGCCCCCCTTCCCAGCAGCCCACTCACCTGTTGGGCAGGTACATCCCCAGGAGGCAGGCGAGGGGGTTGGCCAAGGCAGCCAGCGTGGCAGAGAGGTGGTACGTGGTGTTTCCATAGGGCAGGCAGGAGTAAGATTGCACCGCAGGGAGGACGCCATTGGTCAGGGCGTTCACCCAGCCCAGAAGCCCAAAGATGTAGGCTACCTGGTGCCAGGAGTAGGTCCCGGATCTGAAGAGGCTGCCCGCGGGGTCGCTGAGCCTGGGCCGTTCCTCCACCGTGGcgcgcccgccgcccgccgcctccATCTGGACTCGCACCCGGTACTTTTCCTTGGCCTGCTCCCGCTTGGCGGCTGGCAGGtggttgaggaggaggaaggaagccagGCAAGAGGCCGTCATggcacagaggaagaggaagaaggcagtGGCCGAGAAGCGGGCCGGCTGGTACTCCGCCCGCAGGCCTGTGCCGTTGCCCTGCCGGCTCCCGTTGACACAGCGGAGCgtgcccaccccctgccccagcgCCACCAGCCCTGGCAGGAGGCCGCTCAGCCCCTCGCCCACAAAGTAGGTGCTGAGGTAGGTCGCCCGCAGCCTCCGCATGTAGGGCAGGAAGGTGACGGAGGAGGTGCAGTCCACCAGGgccaggaggaagaagaggcagaggaGGGCCACGCTGTGGGGGGAGCCCCCCACCACGCTGGTCTCCCCCCAGAAGAAGGCCAGCAGCAGGCAGGCCAGGGAGCCGAGGGAGAGGATGCCGTAGATGATGCCTACTTCGCTGAGCCGCCCCGGGAGGAATCGGTGCGCCAGGGTGACGGCCAGGGGCCCCACGTTGGCCAGCTGGGTGATGACGGTCAGGCAGGACGGCAGGAACCAGCCCTCCGGGGCGCTGGGCACGATGAGGGGCAGCTCCACCCACATGCCGTTGATGGCCACCCAAGAGCCGGTGCCCAGCAGGCAGACCAGGGTGTGCACCGCCAAGCTCATCGCTGTGGCAGGAGGGTCAAGGGTCAAGGGTTGGGGGCTGCCGTCCCGTGGGGCCGCTTCTGGAAGAGTAAAAGGAGGCAGCGGATTAAGAAGAGAagagcataaggagagcctgctggatcaggccaggggcccgtctggttttcacaggggccaacagatgccccaaagggcaagcaggagcccagcacaaaagcaactctcccctcctgcagtttccagcaagcattgctacctctgatcgtggaggcagagcagagccatcctggctaggagccatcgatagccctctcctccatgcatttcatagaatcatagaatcgtagagttggaagagaccacaagggccatccagtccaggccaagcaggaaacaccatcaaagc from Zootoca vivipara chromosome 8, rZooViv1.1, whole genome shotgun sequence encodes:
- the LOC118089764 gene encoding riboflavin transporter 2, producing the protein MSLAVHTLVCLLGTGSWVAINGMWVELPLIVPSAPEGWFLPSCLTVITQLANVGPLAVTLAHRFLPGRLSEVGIIYGILSLGSLACLLLAFFWGETSVVGGSPHSVALLCLFFLLALVDCTSSVTFLPYMRRLRATYLSTYFVGEGLSGLLPGLVALGQGVGTLRCVNGSRQGNGTGLRAEYQPARFSATAFFLFLCAMTASCLASFLLLNHLPAAKREQAKEKYRVRVQMEAAGGGRATVEERPRLSDPAGSLFRSGTYSWHQVAYIFGLLGWVNALTNGVLPAVQSYSCLPYGNTTYHLSATLAALANPLACLLGMYLPNRSLMVMGVLSFAGSLFACYIMAMAVLSPCPLLLHGSHGVVLIILCWVLFVGLLSYVKLMIGVVLRDEGHSALVWCGAMVQLGSMLGALLMFPLVNVYNLFRSGDPCNTRCPV